The Myxococcales bacterium region CGCGAGACCACGCGGCGCCCGAGCTCGCGTTGCTCGGTGCCAACGGGCAGCGCTGCCGCGAGGGCGTAGAGCGCGACGCCGGCCGCCGGCGCCGCCAACCAATCGAGGTCGTCGACGAGGCCGGCGGCGAGGGCTGCCTGAACGCCGCGAGCGAGCGCGTCGGGGTTCAGCGCTTCAAGCGGACTGGGGCCATCCTCCGCGCCGAAGCGACCGAGCGTGGCCATGGACTGGCGCCACGTGCTTCGTCGTTCGACGGGATCGGTGACCTTGTGGAGCTCGACGAGCTCTCCGACGTACGCCCAGGGCCCCTTCACGCTACCGACCACGTTATCAGGACACTCCTTCGGAGCGCCACAATCGCTCAGGGGCGCCTCCGTCGGGGCGTGGTTCGGGGCGTGGTCGGGGCGGGGTCGGGGCGCGGTCGGGGCGCGGTTCCGGGCCGTGGTCTTTGCAGAGACCGGGGCAAAGGTCGGAGGCGGCGTCCGGCAAAGCGCGGCGCCCTTCGCCGCGGCTTTTCGCGGGCCCCAGCCGGTCAGGACCCGTGGTAGATCGACGCCGACCGGCAAACGCGCGCCGGCTCCCCCGAGGTTTCCGTGATCCTGCTCGACAAAGTCACCAAGCGATTCGGTCCGAAGATCCTGTTCACCGACGTGAGCATGCAGTTTGACCCCGGCAAGCGTTACGGCCTGACGGGGGCCAACGGCGCCGGCAAGTCGACGCTGCTGAAGATGCTGTCGGGCATCGAGGACACCGATACGGGCACCATCTCGATCCCCGGCAAGCTTCGGCTCGGCGTTCTCAAACAGAACCACTACGAATACGACGCGCAGCGCATCCTCGACGCCGTCTTGATGGGCAACAAGCCCCTCTGGGAGGCGATGAGCGAGAAGGAGACGCTCCTCGCCGGCGAGGTCACCGACGAGGTGGGCATGCGCCTCGCCGAACTCGAAGGGGTCATCGCCGAAGAGAACGGCTACACCGCCGAGAGCGACGCGGCGGAGCTGCTCGTGGGTCTGGGCATCCCGTCGGACGTCCACGCCCGGCCGATGAACACCTTGGCCTCCGGCTACAAGCTGCGCGTCCTCATCGCGCAGGTGCTCTTCGGACGCCCCGACGTCCTCCTGCTCGACGAGCCCACCAACCACTTGGACCTCGAGTCGATCCGTTGGCTCGAGAAGTTCCTGCTCGATTACAAAGGCACGCTCGTGGTCGTCTCCCACGACCGCCACTTCTTGAACGCCATGGCGACGCACATCGCCGACGTCGACTACCAGACGATCATGATCTACACCGGCGGCTACGACGACTTCGTCGAGCAGAAGTATGAGAACAAGCAGCGCGCCGAGCAGCAGAACGCCGCCGCTGGCAAGAAGATCGACGAGCTAAAGGGCTTCGTGCAGCGCTTCGGCGCCCACAAGTCCAAGTCGAGCCAGGCGCAGAGCCGCCTCAAGCAGATCGAAAAGCTCGAAGAGCAAATGGAAGCGCGCGGCGGCAAACGCACGAGCCTCGTTCGGCCCTTCATCCGCTTCGAGGTCGACAAGCCGAGCGGGCGCGACGTGCTCCGCATGGAAGGCGTGAACCACGCCTTCGGCAAGAAAGAGATCTTCAAGGACCTCTCGCTCAACGTGAACCGTGGCGATCGCATCGCCGTCATTGGCCAGAGCGGCATCGGCAAGTCGACGCTCCTCAAGCTCATGGTCGGGGCCTTCGCGGACCTCGACAACGACACGCGCTCGTTCGTGCTGTCGCCCGACAAGGGCGACGTGCGCTGGGGCCACGACACGAGCGTCGGCTACTTCGCGCAAGACCACCACGAGGCCATCGGCGCCACCGCGAAGGGCCTCACGGCCTACGACTGGCTCTACCAATTCGACGAGTCCGCCACCAAGGAGAACGTCCGCGGAACCCTCGGAAGGCTCCTCTTCTCCGGCGACGCGGCCCTCAAGCAAACGGAGGCCCTCTCCGGCGGCGAGTGCGCACGCCTCATGTTGGCCAAGCTGCTCTTGCTGAAGAACAACGTCCTCATCCTCGACGAGCCGACGAACCACCTCGACATCGAGTCCATCGAGGGGTTGCTCGACGGCCTTCAACCCTTCAAGGGCACCATCGTCTTCGTGAGCCACGACCGCCACTTCGTGGGCTCACTGGCGAACCGCATCTTCGAGCTCCGCCCAAGCGCGGGCGACGAGACCCACGGCACCGGCGAGACGCGTCAGGCGGCGGAGCTCGTCGTCTACGGCGGCGCCTACGACGAATACCTCGAGCGCGAGGGCCGGGACTTCACCCGGCAATAGGCCTACGGCGGCGCGACATCGACGCCGGAGGGCGCAGAGCCACACCGCACGAACGCCGGCCCCCGCCGCTCACGCCTCCAGGCGGCGACGGCGGGCCGTGATCTCGCGACCGACGAGGCGGAGGATGTCGGCCTCCGTCATGGGCTTGTAGAGCACGGGCACGCCGCGCATCACCGGGTCGTTCGAATCGCTGACGTCGGCGAACCCGGTCATGAACACGAGCGCCGGGGCGCCCGCCCCAGCCGCGAGCGAACGCGCCAGCTCCACACCGCCCATGATGGGCATGCGAACGTCGGTGAGCACGAGCTCAACGGTCGGCTGCTCCTCGAGCACCGCCAGCGCCTCACGACCGTGTTTGGCCTCCCACACGGTGGCTCCGGCGCTGCGCAACGCCCGCGCCACCACGCGCCTCAAGGCCTCCATGTCCTCGACGACGAGGACTTGCGCCCCCACGGGGAGCGGCGCCCGCAGCGACGGCGGCGCCATGCTGTAGCGACTCGACGGGATGTCCCGCGTCGGCAAGCGGAGGACGAAGGTGGCACCAGAGCCGAGCTCGCTCTCCACGTGCACTGTGCCGCCGTGTTGCTGCACGGTGCCGTAGACGGCGGCGAGCCCGAGCCCGGTGCCGCGTCCGAGCTCCTTCGTCGTGAAGTAAGGCTCGAAGATGCGCGGCAGGTGCTCGGCGGCGATGCCTGCACCGTCGTCGCTGACCGCCAGCCGCGCGACCTCCTCGCTCCCCTCACCTTCCAGCGTGAGCGCGACCTTGATGTGACCTGCGTCGGTAACCGCATCCTTCGCGTTCACGAGGATGTTGAGGAGCGAGCTCTCGAGTTGAGCGTCGTCGCCTTCGACGTAGATCGGCTCGTCCGGCAAGACGACCTCGACGGTGATGGTGCCGGCGAGGCCCGTGAAGAGCAGCGCGGTCCGTCGCACGACGCCCGTCAGCTCGACGGGCTTGAACGTCGTCGGGTGGCGCCGCGCGAAGGACAAGAGCTGGCGCGTGAGGTTCGCGCATCGATCGATGGCGTCGAGGGCCGGCGTCAGCGCCGCCGGTGAATCGAGGCCGCGACGCTGGACCTGCGCCAACTGCAGACCCATGGCCGTGAGGTAGTTGTTGAAGTCGTGGGCGACGCCGGCGGCAAGGCTGCCGATGGCCTCCATCTTCGCGGCGTGCCTGAGCTGCTCTTCGAGCTCCACACGCGCCGTCACGTCGATGGCCACGCCAACGACGCGCGGGCCTTGGGGCCCCTTCGTGAGGTGCCCTCGCGACTCCACATGGCGCACGCTGCCGTCGGGCCTCACGATGCGCACGTACAGCGGTGGCGGCGTCTCGCCGTTGGCGATGCGTTGAAGCCACTCGCCGCGACGAGGCCGATCCTCAGGAAGAATGAACCGCTCGGCATCGTCGCTGGGTGTCCCCGGTGGCACGCCCAAGAGCGCCCTCACTTCGTCGGACCACTCCACGGCGCCCGTTTGCAGGTCGAAGGCGAAGGAGCCGACGCCAGCCCACCTTTGCGTGTCGGCCAAGCGTTCGAGCGTTTGCTCGAGCTCGCGGGTCGCGGCCGCTTGTGCCGTGACGTCGACGAGAGTGCCGATCACGCGCACGAGCCGCCCCTCGTTGTCACGTTTGACGATGGCGTGACCGCGCAATTGGCGCTCGCGCCCATCGGGCAAGACGATTCGGTAGACGACGGGCGGGACGTCGACGCCAGCGACCATTTGTGTGAACGCTTCCGTGACGCGCGCGCGGTCGTCCTCGTGGACGCGGATAAAAAACTGGCCCGCCTCGATCGGCTGCTCGGGGTCGAAGCCGAGGAGCGCGATCATGCCCAGCGACCACTGGACCGTCCCCGTTGGTTGCCAGACAAACGTGCCGAGCGAGGCCGCGCGCTCCACCTCAGGGAGGAGGTCGAACTCCCCCGTGGGGAGGAGGTGCGTGACGATGCGACCCGGCACGAGTCCCTCCGATCCTAGGCGCTGGCGCTCGCAGCGCCGCCGGAGGTCTTTTTCATGAGCCGGTCGGCTTCGCCCCTTTCGTAGGCGCCGAAGAGCTGCCCCCAGTGCGTGTCGCGCTTCCAGTCCTCGAAGGTCTTCTTGTCCTTCAGCGGCCAGCGGTAATAGTCGTGGTACGCCTCGCTCCCGAAGATGAAGACGTTCACGAGCGGCGTGTGGAAGAAGATCTTCTGAAAGCGCTTCATGGGGCCGAACCACATGAGGTCACCGACCTTGCTGGCGCCGTTGTCGCCCACCTGAAAGCCCCAGCTCTCCTTTGAGATGTCGTCGCCGACGATCTCGATGTCGCGCGGGTCGCCGACGCCGAGGCCGTCGTCGTGGGCCACCTTGATGAACTCGAGGCTCATGGGATCGAAGCCCATCATCTTGGCCGCGACGGCGTCGATGGCCGTCTGATCCGACGACGCGAGCATGTAGTCCTTGATGACCGGGAACATGGTGCGCGGGCCGGGACCGTTGCCCGCCGTCGTGCCGTCCATCACGGCGAAGAGACCCGAGTGGATCTCCTTCTGGATCGCGAGCAGGTCGACGAGCGTCTTGTGAATCCACGAGTGCGTGTAGTGACGCTTCGTGTTGAGCAGGCCGCCGAAGGCGTTCTTCATGGCGCCGGTGGTGGTCGTGTAGATGTGGCACTTCACCGTGGGCAGGTGAAGGATGTTCTTGCCGAAGAAGTAGTCGGGGATGCGGATGCCTTCGGGGAAGATCTTGTGCAAGACGTGCATCTTCGCCTTGGGCCGGTACTCGACCCACTTCATGTCGTTCTCGCGGAAGTTGTAGAGAACGGGGATCGCGTACTTCTTGAAGAGCGGGACGTAGTTGTTGAGGTCCTCGCCCTTGAAGGCGTTGGTGACGACGGTCTTGTTCTGCACGCAGGTGATGTCGCCGAGGCCCGCGTTCTTGAGCGCGAGGATCGTTCCTTCCATCTGCCACGGCGTCGTGTTGGCTCCCGGGAACGGGTAGTGCCACGAGATGTTGTCCTTCAGGATCGTCGTCTTGCCCTTCTCGAGCGCCGACTTCATGTCCGCGAGCTCGCAGAGCCGCTCGATGTCCGTGAGGATCGTCTCGGGCTTGACCTTGATTACGGAAACCTTCGCCTTCGCCATCGCCATGTCCTCGGAGTGTCCGGCGGAAGGGTGTTCCACCGGGCTGTTCGTTGAGGCGCGCACTATAGCAAGAACGCCGGCCGCGGAGCGCCGACGAGCGCGGCGGAGGCCGGAAAGCACCGACGCCTCAGCGGACGAAAATGCCCTTCCGCCAGACGCCGTCGCCGCCGGGGGGAACATTGACATAGAGGCGCTCCCCCTCGGAGGCCAAGTTGGTCAGGCCCGAAGCACAACCTTGGACGACGAGCATCTGGAAGACGGTGGCGGCGGACGAGAAAGTGACCGTGTTTTGGTAGCTGAACAGCGCGCCCCCCAGGTTCGTGTCGCGGCTGCAATAGCCGCCGCTGCTCACATACGGCGCCGAGCAATTCGATGCCGCAGCGAACATCAGGCCCACGCTCGCGCCGGCCGCGTTGGTGAAGTGCCAGGCCTCCGACGAGTTCGCCGGCGGCACGGCGCCGCCGACGGTGAAGTCCATCGAGTTGCCGCTCCCGCCGGGTGAATGGTTGAAGTCCACGAAGCGGACCTCGCTGACGGCCACCGGTGGCACGAAGCGGAGCGTCGTCGTGGCGAAGCCCGGATCGTTTGAGGAGAAAGTTTGCTCGAAGACGCCGTCGTTGGTCTTGGAACCGACGGTGACGCAGGCTGCGCCGCTCTGCGAAACGGTCCAGAACGCGGCGTCGGCAAAGCGCAGCGGCAGCGCGGTGAAGCCGCCGCCCGCGGTGGTCATGTCGCAATACACCGAGAAGGGCGCTCCGGCCCCTGCGCCGTCGGCGTCGATGCGATAGACGCCGTCGGTCGCTGCGGGATGGGACGCGTGGAGTGCGCCGCAAGACGTCGGCGCCGGGATGCAGACCTTTGCGACGCAGGTGTCCGTCGCGATGCACGAGGCAGCGGTGCAGTCAGCGCATTTGCCGAGGGTGCAGACGCCCGAGTTGCAGTCCGACGGCGCGCCGCAGGAGGCGCCGGCGGCGCATCGCTTGAGCGGCGCGCAAGAGCCGCCGCAGTCGATGCCCGTCTCGGTGCCGTTCTGAACGCCGTCGCCGCACTGCGCGGAGGATGCGGCGCAGAGGC contains the following coding sequences:
- a CDS encoding DUF362 domain-containing protein, which encodes MAKAKVSVIKVKPETILTDIERLCELADMKSALEKGKTTILKDNISWHYPFPGANTTPWQMEGTILALKNAGLGDITCVQNKTVVTNAFKGEDLNNYVPLFKKYAIPVLYNFRENDMKWVEYRPKAKMHVLHKIFPEGIRIPDYFFGKNILHLPTVKCHIYTTTTGAMKNAFGGLLNTKRHYTHSWIHKTLVDLLAIQKEIHSGLFAVMDGTTAGNGPGPRTMFPVIKDYMLASSDQTAIDAVAAKMMGFDPMSLEFIKVAHDDGLGVGDPRDIEIVGDDISKESWGFQVGDNGASKVGDLMWFGPMKRFQKIFFHTPLVNVFIFGSEAYHDYYRWPLKDKKTFEDWKRDTHWGQLFGAYERGEADRLMKKTSGGAASASA
- a CDS encoding PAS domain-containing protein; translation: MPGRIVTHLLPTGEFDLLPEVERAASLGTFVWQPTGTVQWSLGMIALLGFDPEQPIEAGQFFIRVHEDDRARVTEAFTQMVAGVDVPPVVYRIVLPDGRERQLRGHAIVKRDNEGRLVRVIGTLVDVTAQAAATRELEQTLERLADTQRWAGVGSFAFDLQTGAVEWSDEVRALLGVPPGTPSDDAERFILPEDRPRRGEWLQRIANGETPPPLYVRIVRPDGSVRHVESRGHLTKGPQGPRVVGVAIDVTARVELEEQLRHAAKMEAIGSLAAGVAHDFNNYLTAMGLQLAQVQRRGLDSPAALTPALDAIDRCANLTRQLLSFARRHPTTFKPVELTGVVRRTALLFTGLAGTITVEVVLPDEPIYVEGDDAQLESSLLNILVNAKDAVTDAGHIKVALTLEGEGSEEVARLAVSDDGAGIAAEHLPRIFEPYFTTKELGRGTGLGLAAVYGTVQQHGGTVHVESELGSGATFVLRLPTRDIPSSRYSMAPPSLRAPLPVGAQVLVVEDMEALRRVVARALRSAGATVWEAKHGREALAVLEEQPTVELVLTDVRMPIMGGVELARSLAAGAGAPALVFMTGFADVSDSNDPVMRGVPVLYKPMTEADILRLVGREITARRRRLEA
- a CDS encoding ATP-binding cassette domain-containing protein, producing MQFDPGKRYGLTGANGAGKSTLLKMLSGIEDTDTGTISIPGKLRLGVLKQNHYEYDAQRILDAVLMGNKPLWEAMSEKETLLAGEVTDEVGMRLAELEGVIAEENGYTAESDAAELLVGLGIPSDVHARPMNTLASGYKLRVLIAQVLFGRPDVLLLDEPTNHLDLESIRWLEKFLLDYKGTLVVVSHDRHFLNAMATHIADVDYQTIMIYTGGYDDFVEQKYENKQRAEQQNAAAGKKIDELKGFVQRFGAHKSKSSQAQSRLKQIEKLEEQMEARGGKRTSLVRPFIRFEVDKPSGRDVLRMEGVNHAFGKKEIFKDLSLNVNRGDRIAVIGQSGIGKSTLLKLMVGAFADLDNDTRSFVLSPDKGDVRWGHDTSVGYFAQDHHEAIGATAKGLTAYDWLYQFDESATKENVRGTLGRLLFSGDAALKQTEALSGGECARLMLAKLLLLKNNVLILDEPTNHLDIESIEGLLDGLQPFKGTIVFVSHDRHFVGSLANRIFELRPSAGDETHGTGETRQAAELVVYGGAYDEYLEREGRDFTRQ